The Paramisgurnus dabryanus chromosome 3, PD_genome_1.1, whole genome shotgun sequence genome includes a window with the following:
- the otop2 gene encoding proton channel OTOP2, giving the protein MRWHAPQKASASYSCSGNSGNMSGKEDLEINECQLSTIQVATHGETTLNGDSQACARGGAVKVEKRRNWGWLLSGFICLNVLLLGIVFVSGSVFNGAQISTSHLQIFLILIVLLTTIWMVYYKAHTARVYRAVLYKDSHAGPVWLRAGLVLFGICSVIMDIFKIVYYVGYAQCESPVKIAFPVVQAVFVIVQTYFLWVHAKDCVQLQQSITRCGLMLTLSTNLVVWMTAVTEESLHQTIIPSNGSSNTPHSFNLTEKAADMSDCECSHNVCDVFEKAYYYLYPFNIEYSLFASAMTYVMLKNIGRQMDEHHNHHLKFSIWDVLVGPVAGLIILVVGLATFVVYEVDVSKGDPIKKMEALTIYYSNNIVTVLLMSIATLSGCIIFQLDKREHVSEKNPTRSLDVGLLVGASLGQFLINYFTIVAVLASGVKGRVNKLSLVSSLMTVIQLCLQNAFLIKGLHRKPFKETHTATVFANVRVVQRDPERRASSIVPAHTLPIPLTLFQSRLSWKRRILKEICAFLLLCNVILWIIPAFGARPQFDNTVGSDIYQFQTWVTVVNIGMPFGIFYRMHSVASLFEVCFAS; this is encoded by the exons ATGAGGTGGCACGCTCCACAGAAGGCCAGCGCCTCCTATTCATG CTCTGGGAACTCAGGCAACATGTCTGGGAAAGAGGACTTGGAAATCAATGAGTGCCAGTTATCCACCATCCAAGTGGCAACGCATGGAGAGACCACACTAAACGGGGACAGCCAGGCATGTGCCCGTGGTGGGGCCGTAAAGGTGGAGAAAAGGCGAAACTGGGGTTGGCTTTTGTCTGGATTCATCTGTTTAAATGTACTGCTCCTGGGAATTGTTTTTGTCAGCGGTAGCGTCTTTAACGGTGCGCAGATTTCAACTTCGCACCTACAGATTTTCCTCATCTTAATCGTTCTTCTCACTACCATATGGATGGTTTACTACAAAGCCCATACAGCGAGGGTGTATCGTGCAGTACTGTACAAAGACAGCCACGCCGGACCCGTCTGGCTAAGAG CTGGCCTGGTTCTGTTTGGCATCTGCAGTGTTATcatggacatttttaagatcGTTTACTATGTGGGTTATGCACAGTGCGAGTCGCCGGTGAAGATCGCGTTTCCTGTTGTGCAAGCCGTGTTTGTTATTGTGCAG ACTTATTTTCTCTGGGTCCACGCCAAAGACTGCGTACAGCTACAGCAAAGCATCACACG TTGTGGTCTGATGTTGACGTTGTCGACGAACCTTGTGGTTTGGATGACAGCCGTGACAGAGGAGTCACTTCATCAAACCATTATTCCAAGCAACGGTTCATCTAACACCCCTCACAGCTTCAACTTGACAGAGAAAGCAGCAG ACATGAGTGACTGCGAATGCAGCCACAACGTATGTGACGTCTTCGAAAAGGCCTACTATTACCTGTACCCCTTCAACATCGAGTACAGCCTCTTTGCCTCGGCGATGACCTACGTCATGTTGAAGAACATCGGCCGCCAGATGGACGAACACCACAACCATCATCTCAAATTCAGCATATGGGACGTTCTGGTCGGTCCGGTGGCCGGACTCATCATTCTGGTGGTGGGTCTGGCTACGTTTGTGGTCTACGAAGTGGACGTGTCTAAGGGAGACCCAATCAAGAAGATGGAAGCCCTGACCATCTATTACAGCAACAACATAGTCACCGTCCTACTGATGTCCATAGCGACTCTGTCCGGTTGTATTATCTTCCAGCTGGATAAGAGGGAGCATGTGTCTGAGAAGAACCCTACGCGGAGTCTAGACGTGGGACTGTTGGTGGGAGCGTCGCTGGGCCAGTTCCTCATCAACTACTTCACTATAGTGGCTGTGCTGGCGTCAGGGGTCAAAGGACGCGTGAACAAGCTCAGTCTGGTCTCGTCTCTTATGACCGTGATCCAGCTGTGTCTACAGAACGCCTTCCTCATCAAAGGCCTCCACCGAAAGCCGTTCAAAGAGACGCACACGGCCACCGTCTTCGCTAACGTCAGGGTCGTTCAGAGAGACCCGGAAAGACGGGCCAGCTCTATCGTTCCAGCACACACGCTACCCATCCCCTTGACACTGTTTCAGAGCCGTCTCTCCTGGAAGAGGAGGATCCTAAAGGAGATCTGCGCCTTCTTGTTACTCTGCAATGTCATT CTGTGGATTATACCGGCGTTCGGAGCCCGGCCTCAGTTCGACAACACTGTCGGATCAGACATCTATCAGTTTCAAACGTGGGTAACTGTGGTGAATATCGGGATGCCGTTTGGGATCTTCTACCGCATGCACTCGGTGGCCAGTTTGTTTGAGGTCTGCTTTGCCTCATAA